The Capsicum annuum cultivar Jeju mitochondrion, complete genome genome has a window encoding:
- the orf117b gene encoding hypothetical protein, which produces MDQGNPDAPPAIPHAEQAMGDLDLALRLGPPSPTKEALERELSTFLSSFGNREVRRDVLEGTIRKLDLNSASPEKLFFEDPTTYAGTFQQTGCCFHSVEGFIESFKRVGERGRMSVG; this is translated from the coding sequence ATGGATCAAGGAAATCCTGATGCTCCGCCAGCCATTCCTCATGCTGAACAGGCTATGGGGGATCTGGATCTAGCCTTGCGATTGGGGCCGCCGAGCCCAACAAAAGAGGCTCTCGAAAGAGAGCTTTCGACCTTTCTTTCTTCCTTTGGAAATAGGGAAGTTAGAAGGGATGTCTTGGAAGGGACAATAAGGAAACTCGACTTGAACAGCGCGTCCCCAGAAAAGCTTTTTTTTGAGGATCCGACAACTTATGCAGGAACTTTCCAACAGACCGGTTGCTGCTTCCACAGCGTTGAAGGCTTTATTGAAAGCTTTAAAAGAGTG
- the orf164 gene encoding hypothetical protein, which yields MEVWNHFDRLFNIRSFQTDSIQSRRFNGSRRKSQVGYVTSMLTIFSVWELWKEGNSSKLENPISQPAAIIPKITDWLKDCSQLLDIRSSWTFTDSILLDALYIHQARKLAIDSKIIVDCFNENKEAPKITHTVTHGGASFHPNYRLALSKSSIHLEKTTKWQTL from the coding sequence ATGGAGGTTTGGAACCATTTTGATCGCCTTTTCAATATAAGATCCTTCCAAACGGATTCCATTCAGTCCCGGCGGTTTAACGGATCTCGCAGGAAATCCCAAGTAGGCTACGTCACGTCTATGCTTACTATTTTTTCAGTTTGGGAACTCTGGAAGGAAGGCAATAGCAGTAAATTAGAAAACCCAATATCTCAACCGGCTGCTATTATTCCAAAAATTACGGACTGGCTGAAAGACTGTTCTCAGCTTCTTGACATCAGATCATCTTGGACGTTTACTGATTCTATTCTTCTGGATGCGCTCTACATTCATCAAGCTCGTAAACTCGCAATTGACTCCAAAATCATTGTTGATTGCTTCAATGAAAATAAAGAAGCCCCTAAAATTACCCATACCGTCACTCATGGTGGAGCTTCATTTCATCCAAATTATCGGCTGGCCCTTTCAAAATCGTCTATACATTTAGAGAAAACAACAAAGTGGCAGACTCTTTAG